From one Pseudomonas sp. S35 genomic stretch:
- the fur gene encoding ferric iron uptake transcriptional regulator, producing the protein MVENSELRKAGLKVTLPRVKILQMLDSAEQRHMSAEDVYKALMESNEDVGLATVYRVLTQFEAAGLVVRHNFDGGHAVFELADGGHHDHMVDLDTNEVIEFTSPAIEKLQHEIAEEHGFDLVDHNLVLYIRKKK; encoded by the coding sequence ATGGTTGAAAATAGCGAACTACGCAAAGCCGGTCTTAAAGTGACTCTGCCACGAGTCAAGATTCTACAAATGCTCGATTCTGCTGAGCAGCGTCACATGAGTGCCGAAGATGTTTACAAGGCGCTGATGGAGTCTAACGAGGACGTCGGCCTGGCCACGGTTTACCGTGTACTGACCCAGTTTGAAGCCGCAGGGCTGGTGGTTCGTCATAATTTCGACGGCGGTCATGCAGTATTCGAATTGGCTGACGGTGGTCATCACGATCACATGGTCGACCTGGATACCAATGAGGTTATCGAGTTCACCAGCCCGGCAATCGAAAAGCTCCAGCATGAAATTGCTGAGGAGCATGGATTCGATTTGGTTGACCACAATCTTGTGTTGTACATCCGTAAGAAAAAGTAA
- a CDS encoding outer membrane protein assembly factor BamE: MQNTKLLLTSFTFVGLLALAGCSFPGVYKIDIQQGNVVTQDMIDQLRPGMTRRQVRFIMGNPLLTDTFHADRWDYLYSLQPGGGERQQERVSVIFNGNDQLVSLSGDFMPGVSRDEALLGKDNGTNVAAPAQESDKPKSEVPAKPGSLLDKIQKDVDGVETVPVPTPQPLDTSPQ, translated from the coding sequence ATGCAAAACACCAAGCTCTTGCTAACCAGTTTCACCTTTGTGGGACTGCTCGCACTCGCCGGTTGTTCATTCCCCGGGGTTTACAAAATCGACATCCAGCAGGGCAATGTCGTCACGCAGGATATGATAGACCAGTTACGCCCCGGAATGACCCGACGGCAAGTACGGTTTATCATGGGTAACCCCCTGCTGACCGACACTTTCCACGCCGATCGCTGGGATTATCTCTACAGTCTCCAGCCAGGTGGCGGTGAGCGCCAGCAGGAGCGCGTCAGCGTCATCTTCAATGGCAATGACCAACTTGTCAGCCTGTCCGGTGACTTCATGCCCGGCGTAAGCCGTGATGAAGCCCTGCTTGGCAAGGACAACGGCACCAACGTGGCTGCGCCTGCGCAGGAAAGCGATAAGCCGAAGTCCGAAGTACCGGCCAAGCCGGGCTCCTTGCTCGACAAGATCCAAAAGGATGTCGATGGCGTGGAAACTGTTCCAGTCCCGACGCCACAGCCTTTGGACACCAGCCCGCAGTAA
- a CDS encoding RnfH family protein, with protein MVEVEVVYAAVERQVLLTVVVAPGTSLRAAVQASGIGAQFPELDLVDCPLGIFGKVVAHAEVRAVQAGDRIEIYRPLLADPKEVRRLRAAKAALARQQNP; from the coding sequence ATGGTTGAGGTTGAGGTGGTGTATGCCGCTGTTGAGCGTCAGGTGTTGCTCACGGTGGTGGTCGCGCCGGGCACTAGCCTGCGAGCAGCAGTGCAGGCTTCAGGCATTGGTGCGCAATTCCCTGAGTTGGACCTGGTTGACTGTCCTCTAGGGATCTTCGGCAAGGTGGTCGCGCACGCAGAGGTGCGTGCGGTACAGGCGGGCGATCGCATCGAGATCTATCGACCGTTATTGGCCGATCCAAAGGAAGTACGCAGACTGCGTGCGGCCAAGGCGGCGCTGGCCAGGCAGCAAAATCCATAA
- a CDS encoding type II toxin-antitoxin system RatA family toxin yields the protein MTTHIQRSALLPYPAQALYDLVNDVARYPEFLPWCSTAEVLESSDEHMVASVGVAKGGLSQHFVTRNVLVPGKSIEMNLQEGPFTQLHGVWVFKALTDKACKISLDLSFDYAGPIVRATLGPLFNQAANTLVDAFCQRAKQLHG from the coding sequence ATGACGACGCATATTCAACGTTCGGCCCTGCTGCCGTATCCGGCACAGGCGCTCTATGACCTGGTCAATGACGTGGCGCGCTACCCGGAATTCCTGCCTTGGTGTTCCACCGCCGAAGTGCTGGAAAGCAGTGATGAGCATATGGTCGCCAGTGTCGGGGTGGCTAAGGGTGGCCTTAGTCAGCATTTTGTTACGCGCAATGTGCTGGTGCCGGGCAAGTCCATTGAGATGAATCTGCAGGAAGGGCCGTTTACCCAATTGCATGGTGTGTGGGTATTCAAGGCGCTGACTGACAAGGCCTGCAAGATCAGCCTGGATTTGTCATTTGACTACGCGGGGCCGATTGTACGAGCGACATTGGGGCCTTTGTTCAATCAGGCGGCTAATACGCTGGTAGATGCCTTCTGTCAGCGAGCCAAGCAACTGCATGGTTGA
- the smpB gene encoding SsrA-binding protein SmpB, which translates to MAKQKKHPTGTIAQNKKARHDYFIEHRFEAGLVLAGWEVKSLRASKLQLVDSYVLLKDGEAWLLGSHITPLTTASTHVIADPVRTRKLLLNARELEKLAAAVQQKGYACICLSWYWSKHLVKCEIALGKGKKEYDKRDTERERDSNRELHRAVRNKGKEE; encoded by the coding sequence ATGGCTAAACAAAAGAAACACCCCACAGGGACCATCGCGCAAAATAAAAAGGCGCGACACGATTACTTCATCGAACATCGGTTCGAGGCTGGTCTGGTCCTGGCCGGCTGGGAAGTAAAAAGTCTGCGTGCCAGCAAGCTGCAATTGGTCGACAGCTACGTGCTGCTCAAGGATGGCGAGGCATGGCTGCTGGGCAGTCATATCACCCCGCTGACCACCGCGAGCACCCACGTGATTGCCGACCCGGTGCGTACCCGCAAGCTATTGCTCAACGCCCGCGAGCTGGAAAAACTCGCGGCCGCCGTACAGCAGAAAGGCTACGCCTGCATCTGCCTGTCCTGGTACTGGAGCAAGCACCTGGTCAAGTGCGAGATCGCACTGGGCAAGGGCAAGAAGGAATACGACAAGCGCGATACCGAGCGCGAGCGCGACTCCAATCGAGAACTGCATCGCGCCGTTCGCAACAAGGGCAAGGAAGAGTAA
- a CDS encoding GntR family transcriptional regulator produces MGFDQVRQRRLSDDIVEQLEGMILEGTLKSGERLPAERALAEQFGVSRPSLREAIQKLAAKGLLVSRQGGGNYVVESLGSTFSDPLLHLLENNPEAQRDLLEFRQTLEASCAYYAALRATEVDRERLTAAFEALQDCYTRVDEVSRVAEGAADARFHLAIAEASHNAVLLHTIRGLFDLLKRNVVTNIGGMYQQRTETRDMLISQHRDLYLAIIEGRAEQAREVSTRHLEYVQEVLEEVRQEVQRVARAERRKGT; encoded by the coding sequence ATGGGGTTTGATCAGGTGCGTCAGCGCCGTTTGTCTGACGATATTGTCGAGCAGCTTGAGGGGATGATCCTTGAGGGCACGCTGAAGTCGGGCGAACGCTTGCCTGCCGAGCGCGCTCTGGCCGAGCAGTTTGGTGTGTCGCGTCCTTCGTTGCGCGAGGCTATCCAGAAATTGGCCGCCAAAGGGTTGTTGGTCAGTCGTCAGGGTGGGGGCAATTACGTCGTCGAGTCGCTGGGTTCGACCTTCAGCGACCCGCTGTTGCACCTGCTGGAAAATAATCCTGAGGCTCAACGGGATCTACTCGAGTTTCGTCAGACCCTTGAGGCGTCCTGTGCTTATTACGCAGCGCTACGTGCTACTGAAGTGGATCGCGAGCGCCTGACGGCTGCATTCGAGGCGTTGCAGGATTGCTACACCCGCGTTGATGAGGTGAGTCGAGTGGCGGAAGGCGCCGCCGATGCGAGGTTTCACTTGGCTATCGCGGAGGCCAGTCATAACGCGGTTTTGCTGCACACCATTCGTGGCTTGTTCGATTTACTCAAGCGTAACGTGGTGACTAACATCGGCGGCATGTACCAGCAGCGCACGGAAACGCGCGACATGCTGATCAGTCAGCACCGTGATTTGTACCTGGCGATTATCGAAGGGCGGGCCGAGCAGGCGCGGGAAGTCTCCACGCGTCACCTTGAGTACGTGCAGGAGGTATTGGAGGAGGTGCGTCAGGAGGTTCAGCGCGTGGCGCGTGCGGAGCGGCGCAAGGGGACGTAG
- a CDS encoding lactate permease LctP family transporter gives MQTWQQLYSPLGSLGLSALAAVIPIVFFFLALAVFRLKGHVAGSITLALSILVAIFAFQMPVDMALAAAGYGFAYGLWPIAWIIVAAVFLYKLTVKSGQFEIIRSSVLSITDDQRLQVLLIGFCFGAFLEGAAGFGAPVAITAALLVGLGFNPLYAAGLCLIANTAPVAFGALGIPIIVAGQVTGIDAFKIGAMTGRQLPLLSLFVPFWLVFMMDGLRGVRETWPAALVAGLSFAITQYFTSNFIGPELPDITSALASLISLTLFLKIWQPKRTAGAQIAGATSGVAITASAGGFGLPRSTVASPYSLGQIFKAWSPFLILTVLVTIWTLKPFKLMFAAGGSMYSWVFNFAIPHLDQLVVKVAPIVTNPTAIPAVFKLDPISATGTAIFFSALISMLVLKINIKTGLTTLKETFYELRWPILSIGMVLAFAFVTNYSGMSSTMALVLAGTGAAFPFFSPFLGWLGVFLTGSDTSSNALFSSLQATTAHQIGVNDTLLVAANTSGGVTGKMISPQSIAVACAATGLVGKESDLFRFTLKHSLFFATIVGLITLAQAYWFTGMLVH, from the coding sequence ATGCAAACCTGGCAACAGCTCTACAGCCCACTCGGCAGCCTCGGCCTGTCCGCGCTGGCCGCCGTCATACCGATCGTATTCTTCTTCCTGGCCCTGGCCGTGTTTCGCCTCAAAGGCCACGTAGCCGGCAGCATCACTCTGGCGTTGTCGATCCTGGTGGCGATCTTCGCTTTCCAGATGCCGGTGGACATGGCACTGGCCGCTGCCGGCTATGGCTTTGCCTATGGCTTGTGGCCTATCGCCTGGATCATTGTTGCGGCCGTCTTTCTCTACAAACTCACGGTCAAGAGTGGCCAGTTCGAGATCATTCGCAGCTCGGTGCTGTCGATCACTGACGACCAACGCCTGCAAGTGCTGCTGATCGGTTTCTGCTTTGGTGCTTTCCTCGAAGGCGCTGCCGGTTTCGGTGCGCCCGTAGCGATTACCGCCGCGCTGCTGGTAGGCCTGGGTTTCAACCCGCTTTACGCCGCCGGCCTGTGCCTGATTGCCAACACTGCACCCGTGGCCTTTGGCGCATTGGGCATCCCGATCATCGTTGCAGGCCAAGTGACCGGCATCGATGCATTCAAGATCGGCGCCATGACCGGTCGCCAACTGCCACTGCTGTCGCTGTTCGTGCCGTTCTGGCTGGTCTTCATGATGGACGGCCTGCGCGGCGTTCGCGAAACCTGGCCAGCCGCACTGGTTGCGGGCTTGAGCTTTGCCATTACCCAATACTTCACGTCCAACTTCATCGGCCCCGAACTGCCAGACATCACCTCAGCCCTCGCCAGCCTGATCTCCCTGACCTTGTTCCTGAAAATCTGGCAACCCAAACGCACTGCGGGCGCGCAGATTGCAGGCGCTACATCGGGCGTCGCGATCACCGCCAGCGCCGGCGGCTTCGGCCTGCCGCGCAGCACCGTCGCCTCGCCTTACAGCCTGGGGCAGATTTTCAAAGCCTGGTCGCCGTTCCTGATCCTCACCGTGCTTGTCACCATCTGGACCCTCAAACCGTTCAAGTTGATGTTCGCTGCCGGCGGCTCAATGTACAGCTGGGTGTTTAACTTCGCGATCCCGCACCTCGATCAATTGGTGGTCAAAGTCGCGCCGATCGTGACCAATCCGACGGCCATTCCCGCCGTGTTCAAGCTGGACCCGATTTCAGCGACCGGCACTGCGATTTTCTTCTCGGCACTGATTTCGATGCTCGTGCTGAAGATCAACATCAAAACTGGTCTTACCACTTTAAAAGAAACATTCTACGAACTGCGCTGGCCGATCCTGTCCATCGGTATGGTCCTGGCGTTTGCCTTCGTCACCAACTACTCAGGCATGTCTTCGACCATGGCGCTGGTATTGGCTGGCACCGGTGCCGCATTCCCATTCTTCTCGCCGTTCCTCGGTTGGCTGGGGGTTTTCCTGACAGGCTCCGATACCTCGTCCAACGCGCTGTTCAGTTCGCTGCAGGCGACCACCGCCCACCAGATTGGGGTCAACGACACCTTGCTGGTTGCCGCCAATACCAGCGGCGGCGTCACCGGCAAGATGATCTCGCCGCAATCGATCGCCGTGGCCTGCGCCGCCACCGGCCTGGTAGGCAAGGAATCCGACCTGTTCCGCTTCACTCTCAAGCACAGCCTGTTCTTTGCCACCATCGTCGGGCTGATTACCCTGGCCCAGGCGTACTGGTTCACCGGTATGCTGGTGCACTGA
- a CDS encoding FAD-binding and (Fe-S)-binding domain-containing protein, whose product MSLPATFLADVTQLIPKDRRFDDPLSTLAFGTDASFYRLIPQMVIRVESEDEVVALLQSAQRERVPVTFRAAGTSLSGQAISDSVLIVLGDNWNGREIRGQGTQIRLQPGVIGAQANAWLAPFGRKIGPDPASINACKIGGIVANNASGMCCGTAQNTYHTLAGIRLVLADGSRLDTEDATSVSAFRQQHGALLERLATLGRETRANAELAAKIRHKYRLKNTTGLSLNALVDFDEPLDILSHLLVGSEGTLGFISAVTYDTVIDHPNKASALIVFPDVETCCNAVTVLKTQPVSAVELLDRRSMRSVQNKPGMPAFVQQLSENACALLIESRAASSSLLHEQLALIMASLSPFPVEKQVDFTEDPTENARLWAIRKDTFPAVGAVRKTGTTVIIEDVTFPVEQLAIGVNRLIELFDRHHYDEAILFGHALEGNLHFVFTQGFNSAQEVTRYQAFMDDVAQLVAVEFGGSLKAEHGTGRNMAPFVELEWGSDAYQLMWQLKRLLDPNGILNPDVVLSEDPQIHLKHLKPLPAADELVDKCIECGFCEPVCPSKGLTLSPRQRIVIWRDIQAKQRAGVDTTELETAYRYQGIDTCAATGLCAQRCPVGINTGDLVKKLRSRDADRTKTAEWLATHFATALQGARFTLHVANGARMLLGAPRLAKLSAAVSKLSKGQIPQWTNAMPQPEKAIRFSPTVTDERPRVVYLAACVSRAMGPAADDKEQMSLYDKTRSLLEKAGYQVVSPDNQDSLCCGQPFASKGYAEQAEHKRQELLGALLHASRGGLDPIYCDTSPCTLRLVQDLGETRLDLYDPVRFIRTHLMDRLDFTPQEAPIAVHVTCSTQHLGESQALIDLARRCSKTVVIPEGIHCCGFAGDKGFTTPELNAHSLRSLKDAVQYCSEGISTSRTCEIGLSQHGGIDYHGLVYLVDRVTQARPHQ is encoded by the coding sequence ATGAGCCTGCCTGCTACTTTCCTTGCTGACGTCACACAACTGATCCCGAAAGATCGACGCTTCGACGACCCGCTTTCCACCCTCGCATTCGGCACCGACGCCAGTTTTTACCGATTGATCCCACAAATGGTGATCCGTGTGGAATCGGAAGACGAAGTGGTGGCGCTGCTGCAATCGGCCCAACGTGAACGCGTGCCAGTAACCTTTCGCGCGGCCGGCACCAGCCTGTCCGGGCAAGCCATAAGTGACTCGGTACTGATCGTGCTGGGCGACAACTGGAACGGCCGTGAGATTCGTGGCCAAGGCACGCAAATCCGCCTGCAACCGGGCGTAATCGGCGCCCAGGCCAACGCATGGCTGGCGCCGTTCGGCCGCAAGATCGGGCCGGACCCGGCGTCGATCAACGCCTGCAAGATCGGCGGAATCGTCGCCAACAATGCCAGCGGAATGTGCTGCGGTACGGCGCAAAATACCTATCACACCCTGGCCGGGATTCGCCTGGTGCTGGCCGACGGCAGCCGGCTGGATACTGAGGATGCGACCAGCGTCAGCGCCTTCCGCCAACAGCACGGCGCATTGCTTGAACGCTTGGCAACCCTGGGTCGCGAGACGCGGGCAAACGCTGAGTTGGCCGCGAAAATCCGCCACAAATACCGCCTGAAAAACACCACCGGCCTGTCACTCAACGCCCTGGTGGATTTCGATGAGCCGCTGGATATCCTCAGCCATCTGCTTGTGGGCTCCGAAGGCACGCTGGGCTTTATCAGCGCGGTCACCTACGACACCGTGATCGATCACCCGAACAAAGCCTCGGCGCTGATTGTGTTTCCGGATGTCGAGACCTGCTGCAACGCGGTCACTGTGTTGAAAACCCAACCGGTCTCAGCTGTAGAACTGCTGGATCGACGCAGCATGCGTTCAGTCCAGAACAAGCCAGGCATGCCCGCTTTCGTACAACAATTGTCGGAAAACGCCTGCGCGCTGCTCATCGAATCCCGCGCCGCATCTTCCTCATTACTGCATGAACAACTGGCGCTGATCATGGCGTCCTTGTCCCCTTTCCCGGTAGAGAAACAGGTCGACTTCACCGAAGACCCTACAGAAAACGCCCGCCTGTGGGCGATCCGCAAAGACACGTTCCCGGCCGTCGGCGCTGTGCGCAAAACCGGCACCACGGTGATCATCGAAGACGTAACCTTCCCGGTCGAGCAACTGGCCATCGGCGTGAACCGTTTGATCGAGCTGTTCGACAGGCACCACTACGACGAAGCCATCCTGTTTGGACATGCGCTGGAAGGCAACCTGCACTTTGTGTTCACCCAAGGCTTCAATAGCGCGCAAGAAGTCACGCGCTATCAAGCGTTCATGGATGACGTGGCGCAACTGGTGGCCGTGGAGTTCGGCGGCTCGCTGAAAGCCGAGCACGGCACCGGCCGCAACATGGCGCCTTTCGTCGAGCTGGAATGGGGCAGCGATGCTTACCAACTGATGTGGCAGCTCAAACGCCTGCTCGACCCCAACGGCATTCTCAACCCGGACGTGGTGCTCAGCGAAGACCCGCAGATCCACCTCAAACACCTCAAACCTCTGCCGGCGGCCGATGAACTTGTGGATAAGTGCATCGAATGCGGATTCTGCGAGCCGGTGTGCCCATCCAAGGGGCTGACCTTAAGCCCGCGCCAGCGCATCGTGATCTGGCGTGATATCCAGGCCAAGCAACGGGCCGGCGTCGACACAACTGAGCTGGAAACGGCTTACCGCTACCAGGGCATCGACACCTGCGCCGCCACCGGACTTTGCGCCCAGCGCTGTCCTGTAGGAATCAACACCGGCGACCTGGTGAAAAAGCTGCGCAGCCGCGACGCCGACCGTACGAAAACGGCCGAATGGCTCGCCACCCATTTCGCCACCGCACTGCAAGGTGCGCGCTTTACCCTACATGTCGCCAATGGTGCGCGCATGTTGCTGGGCGCGCCTCGCCTGGCGAAGCTGTCGGCCGCTGTGAGCAAATTGTCCAAGGGGCAGATCCCACAGTGGACCAACGCCATGCCACAGCCGGAAAAAGCCATTCGCTTCAGCCCGACGGTGACCGACGAACGCCCACGGGTGGTCTACCTGGCAGCCTGCGTATCGCGGGCAATGGGCCCGGCCGCGGATGATAAAGAACAGATGTCGCTGTACGACAAAACCCGAAGCCTACTGGAAAAAGCCGGTTACCAAGTTGTTTCCCCGGACAACCAGGACAGCCTGTGCTGCGGCCAGCCTTTCGCCTCCAAGGGCTACGCAGAACAGGCAGAACATAAACGCCAGGAACTGCTCGGCGCCCTGCTCCACGCCAGCCGAGGTGGCCTGGACCCAATCTACTGCGACACCAGCCCCTGCACCCTGCGCCTGGTGCAAGACCTTGGCGAAACGCGCCTGGACCTCTATGATCCGGTGCGCTTTATTCGTACCCACCTGATGGACCGCCTCGACTTCACGCCACAGGAAGCGCCAATCGCCGTGCACGTCACCTGCAGCACCCAGCATTTGGGGGAGAGCCAAGCCCTGATAGACCTGGCCCGGCGCTGCTCAAAAACGGTGGTGATCCCCGAAGGCATCCACTGCTGTGGCTTTGCCGGCGACAAAGGCTTCACCACGCCGGAACTCAACGCCCACTCACTGCGTTCCCTCAAGGATGCGGTGCAATATTGCAGCGAAGGCATCTCCACCAGCCGCACCTGCGAAATCGGCCTGAGCCAGCACGGCGGCATCGACTATCACGGTTTGGTGTACCTGGTAGACAGAGTTACCCAGGCCCGTCCCCACCAATAA
- a CDS encoding integrase domain-containing protein — translation MGAQATRLSDVKVKAAKPKEKDYILTDGDGLQMRVRANGSKLWNFNYIHPATKKRINMGLGTFPEVSLAQARKRTVEARELVAQGIDPKAKRDEDRQTLRATTEHTFKNVATAWFELKKDSVTTAYAEDIWRSLTLHVFPDLAATPISAITAPAVIKLLRPLETKGSLETVKRLSQRLNEIMTYGVNSGLIHSNPLSGIRSVFKKPKKTNMAALAPNELNELMVTVANASIKRTTRCLIEWQLHTMTRPAEAATARWADIDIGKKIWTIPPERMKKRRTHIIPLTEQALGLLEAIKPLSGHREHVFPADRNPRTHCNSQTANMALKRMGFEGRLVSHGMRSMASTILNEHGWDPELIEVALAHVDKDEVRSAYNRADYIERRRPMMKWWSEHIQEAATGSLSMSAINDSGGVVR, via the coding sequence ATGGGTGCCCAAGCCACTCGACTTTCAGACGTCAAAGTCAAAGCAGCGAAACCAAAGGAAAAAGACTACATCCTCACTGATGGCGACGGCCTCCAGATGAGAGTGAGGGCCAATGGCTCAAAGCTCTGGAATTTTAACTACATTCACCCAGCCACCAAGAAGCGGATCAATATGGGCCTTGGTACGTTTCCGGAGGTGAGTTTGGCTCAAGCCAGGAAACGGACGGTAGAGGCAAGGGAGCTGGTGGCGCAAGGAATTGATCCGAAAGCGAAGCGTGACGAGGATCGGCAAACGTTAAGAGCGACTACGGAACATACCTTTAAAAACGTAGCCACCGCTTGGTTCGAGCTCAAGAAAGACTCGGTTACTACTGCTTATGCTGAAGACATCTGGCGCTCGCTCACGCTGCACGTTTTTCCCGACTTGGCCGCTACCCCAATCTCAGCGATCACTGCTCCGGCGGTTATCAAACTGCTCAGACCGCTTGAAACCAAAGGCAGTCTTGAGACCGTGAAGCGACTGAGCCAGCGTCTTAACGAGATCATGACTTATGGCGTGAATTCCGGCTTGATTCACTCGAATCCACTGAGCGGAATTCGCTCTGTCTTCAAGAAACCCAAGAAGACGAACATGGCAGCACTTGCGCCAAACGAACTCAATGAGCTAATGGTGACGGTTGCCAACGCCAGTATCAAAAGGACCACACGCTGCTTGATTGAGTGGCAACTTCACACCATGACTCGCCCTGCAGAAGCAGCCACCGCACGATGGGCAGATATCGATATCGGCAAGAAAATCTGGACGATACCGCCTGAACGGATGAAAAAGCGCCGGACCCACATCATCCCACTCACAGAACAAGCTTTGGGACTTCTAGAGGCTATAAAGCCCCTTAGCGGGCACCGCGAACATGTTTTCCCGGCGGATCGCAATCCCCGTACTCATTGCAACAGCCAAACAGCCAATATGGCTCTGAAGCGCATGGGTTTCGAAGGCCGCTTGGTTAGCCACGGCATGCGCTCAATGGCCAGTACCATCCTCAACGAACACGGCTGGGATCCTGAGCTAATCGAGGTTGCCCTGGCTCACGTGGACAAGGACGAGGTGCGTAGCGCCTATAATCGGGCAGATTACATAGAGCGCCGAAGGCCAATGATGAAATGGTGGAGCGAGCATATCCAGGAAGCTGCTACCGGGAGCCTTTCTATGTCCGCGATCAATGACAGCGGGGGTGTAGTCCGCTAA
- a CDS encoding inovirus-type Gp2 protein: MRFDEELEFYFEHDSYMYADINGETVEQYTDQALLASDIRSIVNVMLRLNAFEKGLFLPRTTAMSKQKKVRVLEQDCLSLLKVDFGMIKEVYPCHEFNPLLRVFMKYFVGVELKTDVYKVELLQSDELSLLHDLIEKVKQEIRGVRFQTNLKGFSRSANKNYKSLVGYIESLFVRYARMLVIRVDFTYRSQYCVPRGETAITHAEARRHREALMKYLRSPKSPGVVGYAWKLEYGLDKSYHYHCLLFLNGTDHREDIVIAKLLGEYWVETVTEGKGIYYNCNKNKAAFEKKGILGVGMISHHQAGLRAGLNLVAAYLTKPDYFIRMIAPDGGRCFGKGGRVSPKETKRGRPRKQPEALPSE, translated from the coding sequence ATGAGGTTTGATGAAGAGTTAGAGTTCTATTTTGAACATGATTCGTACATGTATGCGGACATCAACGGTGAGACGGTTGAGCAGTATACCGATCAAGCGTTATTGGCAAGTGATATTCGCTCAATTGTCAACGTGATGTTGCGCCTGAACGCCTTTGAGAAGGGATTGTTTCTGCCTCGTACGACGGCAATGTCTAAGCAGAAGAAGGTCAGAGTGTTGGAGCAGGACTGTCTAAGCTTACTAAAGGTGGATTTTGGGATGATCAAAGAGGTTTATCCCTGTCATGAGTTTAATCCACTGTTGAGAGTCTTTATGAAGTACTTTGTTGGAGTGGAGCTGAAAACAGATGTATATAAGGTTGAGTTGCTTCAATCTGATGAATTATCCCTGCTCCATGACTTGATAGAAAAGGTTAAGCAGGAAATTCGTGGGGTGCGGTTTCAAACTAATCTGAAAGGGTTTAGCCGGTCTGCCAATAAAAATTATAAAAGTCTAGTTGGATATATTGAGTCGCTGTTTGTGCGTTACGCTAGGATGCTAGTCATTCGTGTTGATTTCACCTACCGCAGCCAGTACTGCGTTCCTCGAGGAGAGACCGCTATCACCCATGCCGAAGCCAGGAGGCATCGCGAAGCCCTAATGAAGTATCTCAGGAGCCCTAAGTCACCGGGTGTTGTAGGGTATGCTTGGAAACTGGAGTATGGTCTTGATAAGTCCTACCATTATCACTGTTTGTTGTTTTTGAATGGAACTGATCATCGAGAGGATATCGTCATTGCCAAGCTTCTGGGGGAATACTGGGTAGAGACGGTGACTGAAGGGAAAGGAATTTATTATAACTGCAACAAGAACAAAGCGGCGTTTGAAAAGAAAGGGATCTTAGGGGTTGGCATGATTAGCCATCATCAGGCCGGTCTAAGGGCTGGGCTAAACCTTGTGGCGGCGTATCTGACCAAGCCGGATTACTTCATACGGATGATCGCACCTGACGGCGGCAGGTGCTTCGGGAAAGGAGGGCGGGTATCTCCCAAGGAAACAAAACGGGGTAGGCCCAGAAAGCAGCCTGAGGCGTTACCAAGTGAGTAA
- a CDS encoding AlpA family phage regulatory protein, producing MQRDSAVHPSVIRLKQLSVRVGLSRSTIYDRINPRSSRYDATFPKPFKLGSFAVGWLEEDVSAWLQRCVSVSYNGSNSRSHKH from the coding sequence ATGCAGCGAGATTCGGCAGTACATCCTAGTGTTATCAGACTCAAGCAGCTCTCAGTTAGGGTGGGGCTGTCACGGTCAACTATTTATGATCGTATCAACCCGCGATCTTCGCGATATGACGCAACGTTCCCTAAGCCTTTTAAATTGGGCAGCTTTGCTGTGGGGTGGCTGGAGGAGGATGTAAGCGCTTGGCTACAGCGATGCGTCAGCGTTTCTTATAATGGTTCTAATTCGAGAAGCCACAAGCACTAA